In Erpetoichthys calabaricus chromosome 2, fErpCal1.3, whole genome shotgun sequence, a genomic segment contains:
- the hjv gene encoding hemojuvelin, whose translation MGKLGDSNSNTQQPERNSSVIFLLLTIIFFKQATAKCRILRCNSEFVAATEPGGGAVGNDDYCSALRAYSLCTRLTSRACWGDLSYHSAVQGIEDLMIQHRCPQTGPTSRPRPQAPMSRHEGHPALDTCSYNKSFQRREGRLPSFVHCGVFGDPHIRTFQDDFQTCRVHGAWPLIDNNYLYVQATSTPVTKGSNATALTKITIIFKDFKECIDQQIYQAELNNVPAAFSDGSTNGGERRGGNSLKVLGQVAGQSIEIQAAYIGTTIIVRQTGSFLSFAIQIPMEVANTSTEEQDLQLCMGGCPTLERLPFFPSSSALQEARIKCGKELPKEDIYFQACVFDVLATGDINATAAATLALKDARIFIQEKDKLHLLPSLSSKNSPSHMAFSLMLFFVMIFSIL comes from the exons ATGGGGAAACTGGGTGACAGCAACAGTAACACACAACAACCTGAGAGAAACTCTTCTGTCATTTTCCTGCTTCTTACGATTATCTTTTTCAAACAAG ccacTGCGAAGTGCAGGATACTGCGATGTAATTCTGAATTTGTGGCGGCCACTGAACCTGGTGGTGGGGCAGTTGGCAACGACGACTACTGCAGTGCATTACGTGCCTATTCTCTTTGTACTCGACTCACGTCCCGTGCCTGCTGGGGGGACCTCTCCTATCATTCTGCTGTTCAGGGCATAGAAGACCTCATGATTCAACATCGGTGCCCACAGACAGGACCCACCTCCCGTCCAAGGCCTCAGGCTCCTATGTCCAGGCATGAAGGCCACCCAGCATTGGATACTTGCAGCTACAACAAAAGCTTTCAAAGGCGAGAGGGACGACTTCCCAGCTTTGTCCATTGTGGAGTCTTTGGGGATCCTCATATCAGGACTTTTCAAGATGACTTCCAGACATGCCGGGTACATGGAGCTTGGCCACTCATTGACAACAACTACTTATATGTgcaagccacaagcacaccagTGACCAAAGGTTCAAATGCTACGGCTCTAACTAAG ATCACAATTATCTTCAAGGACTTTAAAGAGTGCATAGACCAGCAGATTTACCAGGCCGAGTTAAACAATGTGCCAGCAGCTTTTAGTGATGGGTCCACCAATGGAGGAGAGCGCCGGGGAGGAAACAGCCTGAAAGTTCTGGGACAAGTAGCTGGGCAGAGTATTGAGATCCAGGCAGCCTACATTGGGACCACTATTATTGTGCGCCAGACTGGCTCATTCCTATCCTTCGCAATTCAGATTCCCATGGAAGTAGCTAATACATCCACAGAGGAACAGGACCTCCAGCTGTGCATGGGCGGCTGTCCAACATTAGAGAGGCTCCCTTTCTTTCCTTCCTCATCAGCACTACAAGAAGCAAGGATAAAATGTGGCAAAGAATTGCCAAAGGAGGACATTTATTTTCAGGCCTGTGTTTTTGATGTTTTGGCCACAGGAGATATAAATGCCACTGCTGCTGCCACTTTGGCTTTGAAGGATGCTAGAATATTTATCCAGGAGAAGGATAAACTACACCTTTTACCCAGCCTATCTAGTAAAAATTCCCCGAGTCATATGGCATTCTCTTTAATGCTGTTCTTTGTGATGATATTCAGTATTCTGTAA